AGGAGGCTGGAACCCGCCGCAATGGACCACGGAGTCTGGCACCATTATGGGGGAACAGACGAAAAAGACGGGGCTCACCTTTACTTTCAACATTCCGGCACAGGATGCTGATACGAAATTGAATCTGATGATGGTTTCATCGTCGGACGCTTTCCCGGATGTCATTACGACGTTAGGCCCGGATATGGGAAAGAAGCTGGTTGAAGCCGGCAAGGTTTGGGAATTGGAAGAATTCCTTACGAAATACGATCCGGAATCCCATTTGCTCAAAGATTTTCCTGAAGATGTCAAGCAGCAAATGATTAAACACTATGGCGGCTGGTACGCGATCGGAAGCCATATGACCAGCGATGACGCGAGAAAGGTATATCCGCCGTCAAGCGATTACTATACAGATGTAGCGAAGTATGCTGAAAATAAAGGCGTTTTGGTCAATGGGAATATTTTGAAAGAGGCCGGCATTGAACTTTCCGATCTCAGAACCGAGGAAGGCGTGCTCGCGGCTCTTAAGAAGGTAAAGGACATGAATCTGACGGTTGACGGCCAGCCTGTCATTCCACTTCAGATTCACGGCAAAAACTACCATGGCGAAACGCTCCAATTCCTGCATAGATCTTTTGGCGCGATGCCGATTGACAAGGACGGTAAATTTAGAAATATCTACATGTCTCCGGAAAACAAGCATGCCATTCAATTCCTGTTTAAGGCGGCCCAAGGCGGGTACTTCGATCCCGGCCAGATGACAACGGATGATGCGGCGATCGAAGCGAACCTCTTGTCCAAACGTGTGTTCATGTTCATCGGAGGGACGCCCAAAGGCAAATTTGATCAGCTTGATTTCTGGAAGTCGCCCGGTGTGATCTTATCGAGTGAAGGCACAAAGCCGGTGTTCATGTTCTGGTCCGAGCCGGGGCGCGGCTGGATGCAAACGCACATTTCCAAATCGACGAAGGAACCGGAAAAGTTGGCGAAATGGCTTAGCTATGCGACCAGTGACGAGGGGATGACGCTTAGTCACTTCGGTATCGAAGGCGTTGATTACACGAAAGACGACAAAGGTCTCATTACAAGAACGGATAAAGGAATTCAAGCTCTGAAGGACAGCACCAAAACGGCAATGGATATATTCTGGCAATTCACCAATATGGCATTCCTTGAACACGTGCAGCCTGCTCCGACAAAGAGGGAAGGCGCTGGCGGATTGATTGAGATGGAAGCGAAGACCGCTTACGGCAGATCACAGGAAGTCGTTCGATATGATGCTTCCGTACTGGATTTGCCCGGGGACTTCTTTGCACCCGGAAGCGCGAATGTGATGATCCGAAATCAAATCCAGCAATTTTATGAAGCTCAGGTTGCCAAGATGGTGCTCGCGAAGGATGAGGCAATGTTCAACGCACTCTACGACGAGTTTGTCACAAAGATGAAGGGATTGGGTGTTGAAAAACTTGATGCGGCGCTGGACGTAGAACTCCAGAAGAAGTCGAAAGAAATGGGCGTCACGGTGAAAGGCGTAAATTCATAATCGCATGATTTGAACGATGAATAGTGCCGAAGTGCATGTGCCTTTCTCTGCTGCACTTTGGCATTATCATTGCCTTGGGAGGGAGAAATGATGGCGAAGAGCGTCGATGAAGTACACATCCCATCAGAAAGAACGAAAAAAAGCAGAAAATCCTTCAGGCTCGGACACGATCTTCGAACACAGTTGGAGCTCAAGACGATGCTTTGGCCTGCAGTTATTCTGATTACAATATTTGACTTTGTCCCGATGTACGGGCTGTTGATGGCATTCAAGGCTTACGACCCCATCACCGGAATCAAAGGTATTTTTACGAGTCAATGGAACAATTTCGAGAACTTTCTGGGGGTTTTCTACCACTTTGAGTTTTGGCCTATGGTGAAAAATACGCTCGGAATCAATCTCTTGGGGTCGCTGATCGGGATCCCGGTAACACTGATTTTCGGACTGCTGTTAAACGAGATCAGGAATGCTAAGTTTAAATCGCTTATTCAGACCATCACGTATATGCCGCATTTTCTGTCCTGGGTTATTTTTGGCGGATTGTTTATTACGCTGCTCAATCCGGATGGCGGAATGGTCAATTATTTGCTTCTGAAGCTTGGCTTGATCGATGAGCCCATTCTGTTTTTGGGCGAACCCAAATATTTCTGGGGTATCGCCATCGGGACGAATTTATTGAAGGAAATCGGCTGGGGCGCTATTTTGTATTTGGCTGCCATGGCCGGCATCGACCAGTCTTTATATGAAGCTGCCGCCATCGACGGCGCGGGCCGGTTCAAACGGATGTGGCATATCACGCTGCCAGGCATTCTGCCTACTTTGATGATTCTAATCATCTTCGCCGTAAGCGGCATGCTAAACAATAACTTTACACAAATTTATGTCTTCCAAAATCCATTGAACTTGCCGACGAGTCAAGTTATCGATACTTTCGTGTATCAACAGGGGCTTAGACAGTTCCAGTTTGGTTCCGCCACGGCGATCGGGTTGATGAAAGCGGTGTTTGCATTGTTGCTGTTGCTTGGAGCTAACTATTTATCCAAGAAGCTGACAAAATCAGGTTTGTTTTAGACATATACGAATTACTTATAGGAGGTGTCCGTTATGGTCGGGGGCAGGAGCTGGGGAGACCGTATTTTTTCGGCATCGATTGTGATCGTCATGGTCATTGTGATGCTTCTGACATTGTATCCGTTTTGGTATTCGGTCGTGAACTCTTTGAACACAGGCGACGATCTTGTGCGCGGACCTATATTTCTATGGCCGAGGGAATTTACTTGGGCGAGCTGGCAGTCGGTGATGGCGGACCCGGGGATGCTTAAGGCTGCATGGATCAGCGGGTCGCGGACGGTGATTGTAACGGTTGTCTCTATCATGTATACGGCGATGTTTACGTACGCCTTTTCCCGTCCTTATTTAAAAGGGAAAGTAGTGTATGCGGTAATCGGCTTTACGAGCATGTACTTTAGCGGCGGGCTGATTCCTTCCTTTATGCTGATGAATTGGCTCGGGTTGTATGATTCCTACTGGGTTTACATCCTCCCCGGACTTTTTCTCGGATTTTGGAACGTCATTATTTTCAATGCAAATTTCAAGGCGATTCCCGATGCGTTGTTTGAATCGGCCAAGATGGATGGAGCGAATGAGTTCACCATATTCTTCCGAATCGTCGTTCCGTTATCGAAGCCGGTATTGGCCGCACTTTCGGTTTTCACGGCTGTCGGCGTATGGAACGATTACGGAGCGACGCTGTATTTTACTCAATCGCCTCACTTGCAGACGCTGCAATATTTAATCTTAAAGCTGCTTCAGTCGGCTGATGCGGTGAATCAGATGGCAAACATTGCTGGCAACAACAATCCTGCTGTCGCAGAGCTTTACTCCAGAGCGCAAGGCCATGGCATCGTTACGGCCCAAACCCTTCAGCTGGCGGCGATGGTCATCTCGTCAATTCCGATGATTATTATGTACCCGTTTGCGCAAAGGTTTTTTATTAAAGGCGTGCTGCTTGGTTCTATTAAAGGATAACGAGACAATCATGGGGCTGTATGGCCATTAACGCCGGGGACAAGAATACGGTTCGGAACGTAACATTCTGCGAAAGAAATACTGCAAGCGGTTGGGGAAGCAGGCGTGAAGCACATGGTCGGCTTCAATTACCGCTTCACTCCCGCCGTACAGCTTGTAAAGAAGCTGATTCAGGAAGGCAGGACCTAGGAAGGATTAGCATTTCCGCGGCCAGTTCCTGCAGGATGGAATCGTCGATCCGATTTTTTGCATTATTTGGAGGGGGAATGTAAAAGTGCGTGAAAGCGCTATTAGTTTTCTGATTTGCATGTTTAAACAGGAAACAATACTTTATAAGCGAAGTGCAGGCGTAAAGCGGTAAGCATATCTCTGCACAAGCCGCAGGCTTCTTTCTCAATTGCATGAAGGGGGTTTTTTTTTACCCTTAGAAAGTAGCTTTAAGAATTTCAGTTTCCCGTTGATATTATAATTAAATGGAGGAATGCATAATGGTTCAGAAAGGGCTTAGATTTGGAAATAGTCTTAAGCGTATGTTGTCTATATTTGTTTCCATTTGTTTAATGGCAACGTTCCTGCCTGTAGCGGCGGGAGCAGCTGCAGCGGAAACAACGGCTCAATCGTTGATGACGGATTATCAACCAACGATTCAAGAGGTCATCGATGCAAGCGGATTTAAACATCCCGGCATCGGACTTACCAAGGATTTTCTTGAAAATGTGAGGACACAGGTACGGGCGAAAAAAGAACCTTGGAATTCATATTTTAATCGAATGCTATTATCTGGGGCCGCTGCGAAGAACGTCGGATCAAGCATTCAGGGTGCGGATCCAACCAAGCCGAGAACTGTTGCGGTGAATAGTAAAGGCGCTTTTGTGACGGATGGGTTACTCGCGTATACGCAGGCACTTATGTATATTATTACCGGAGACGAAGTCTACCGGGCCAATGCCATGAGAATTATCCGACTTTGGGAGCAAATGGACCCCAATCAATATACGTATTTCACGGATTCTCACATTCATATGGGTATCCCTCTTAACCGGATGGTGACTGCGGCAGAAATATTGCGGTATTCCAGCACACAAAGCGATGCTCTGCAATGGACGGATAAGGATACTGCTGATTTTACGAATAACCTGATTACCCCGATGATTGAAACGTTTATGCATTTTAATGACAAATTCATGAACCAGCATCTTTATCCGCTGCTGGGGGCCATGTCGGGTTATATCTTTACCGGCAACAGAGACCGGTATAATGAGGGAGTCGAGTGGTTTACCGTCAACAAGACCGCTGTAGACCAGGGTCAAAACGGCGCCATTAAATCCTTGTTCAGATTGGTGGATACAAATGCTTTGACAGGAGAGAAAGTGGATCCCCCGGTCGTTCAGCATGTCGAAATGGGCCGGGATCAAGCTCATGGTGCCGGTGACATAACCAACATGGAAATATTAGCGCGTTTATTGCTTGCCCAGGGAACCAAAGTGGATCCGGTAGACGGAACTGCTTCGACAGCGCCGAATGCTGTAGGACCTTACGAATTTCTGGATAACCGCATCTTGAAGGCTGCCGACTTTTTTGGCCGTTTCATGTTGGGTTATGATACGCCATGGATACCTGTCGCGGCGCATACGGATGCCAATGGAAATCCGACTGTTATTTACAAACAACTGAAAGAAGGATATCGGGGAAGAATTGGCGGTAACGTATATGACCTTTACTATTACTATAAATACACCGCAGGAGTAAACATGGAGGTAGAGGCTCCGTACTTTACCGAAATGTTCAACAAAAGACATTATTTCTATTGGGAGTCTCCGGACGGAGGGGCGGATTATTGGCTTTATATCCCTAAAGAGGCCGAAGCCGAGGGTACGCAAACTCTACCGAAACCTGTAACAGATTCAAATTTGCGGGAAATTGAAGATCGATACACCAAATTTGACAATAATTCCACGACAATGCAAGAGGGAGATACTTCTTTCGTCAGGATGACGGCAACGGAAGAGGGAAGCAAAATTGCGCTTGTGGCTTCGAGCACCGGTGAGAAAACCATTGGGTTCAAGATCCGGACCAATGGGACAGCCAAGCTGGAAGTGATTGGTGGAATTAACGATACATTGGCGCTGCCGGACACGAAGGGGCAGTGGCGATATGTGACCTATAAGATGAATAATTTCCAGTTTTTTGGGGACCTTGTTTATTTCAAAGTAAAAGGAGCCGGCACTACGGTCGACATTGACCACATCAATGTAAGCGCAGGAACACAGCTGACGCCGCCGGTGTTCCATGCAGGAATCGCGCCATTAAATTTATTTGTCTATGTCGGTTCTGAGGCACCGGTCAAATTCGATTTTTCGGCAGTAGACGCGAATGCAGCTGATGTCGTATCCTATCAGATCGATAATAAACCTGAGGGCGCTGTCTTGAATGAGAGCACCGGCGCATTTACCTGGAAGCCGACGCAAGCTGGAACCTATTCGTTTGTTGTGAGTGCGTCGGACGGAACCACGGTTGTAATGAAGGACGTTAAGATTGTCGTAACGAATGACCGGAAATCCGCAGTAGCAGCAGTAGTTAGTCCATATAATCCAAATACAAGTTATATTTTGTCAACTTTTGATTACTTTAAAATCGTGTATGCAGATGTAATGAATCAAATCTCAAGCGCATCCGATGATGCTTTCTATCAGCTATTGATTGATTTGAATAGTGCGGTTCAGAGTCTGAAAGAACTGAATCCATTATTACAAGATGGAAGCATGAATTTCCTGGATATGTTTGCAAGTTCCACCTTTGGAACAGCAGTCGCCACCCTTTCGGATAACAATAGTGATAGTTTTGTATGTTTTTGCGTAGCTCAGAATTTGACTCATTACATGGATTTCGGTCCGAATTATAAAATTTCGGCAAATGCCTTCGAGCTGCAGGTAAGAGTCAGTTTTCCTGATCGTATAGGCGGTGCGGCCATCTTCGGATCCAACGATAAATTGAATTGGACAAGGTTAACCCCCGGCCTGACAACGTATACGGAAGATATGCAAAGACTTGAGGTGCAGGACGATCTCAAAAATCAGCAATTCCGCTTCCTGAAAATACAAATCATTGAGCCGGGGCCCACCCCGATTTCAAACATACCAATGCTCGAAGTGGCCGAATTCAGAATCCATGGAGAGCGCCACGATATGGTAACCCAAATTCCGGGAACGATTGCCGAAGCGCTGGCGGAAGCGGCGAAGCTGCCTGCCGAAGATTATACGAAACAAAGCTATTACCTGTTCCAGAAAGAATTGGAATATGTGAAGAGCGCCGTCGGCAACTCCGATTATACCGAGCAAGAGCTGATTAACGAACTTTATGACGCCCGTAATTTGTTGGTGCCGTACACGACGTCGCTGTATTCGTTCGAAGGAAACGCAAAGAATACGTTTGGTTCTTCTTCGTCCACCGATGGAGCCGTGTTTGGAACCGCAGCTTACGCAGCAGGAAAGGTCGGGCAAGCGATCAGCTTGAACGGCACGGATAGCTACATGATGCTGCCGGCAACGCAGCCTTTGTCCGCTTACAACGAGATCACCCTCGCAACCTGGGTGAATTGGAATGGAAGCAGCCAGTGGCAGCGGATCTTCGACTTTGGCAACAATAGCAATCAATACATGTTACTTTCGCCGAGATCGGGCAGTAACAAGCTGCGTTTCGAGATCAAGAACGGCGGCAGCGCGCAAGGTGTGGAAACGGCGCAATTGCCGGCCAATCAATGGGTGCATGTGGCGATAACGCTGGGTAACGGCACGGCGAAGCTGTATGTGAACGGCACGCTGAAGGCAACGTCGAGCGGTGTCACGATCAAGCCTAGCGATTTCCAGCCTGGCTCGAACTACATAGGCAAGAGCCAGTTTGCCACCGATCCGCTGTTTAACGGCATGATCGACGAATTCCGCATATACAATCGCGTCTTGAGCGATGCCGAGATTGGGGCCGTATATAACCAGACAGGATATGGGGCTGACAAGAGCTTGCTCACGTTCTTGCTGGATCAAGCTGCTGCAGCAGGCAATGCCGGCATCTATACGGCTGACAGCGTACAAGCTTTGCAGGAGGCTATCCCTGCGGCGCAAGCTATAGCCTCCGATACCGGCGCAAGCCAGGCTCAGGTTGACGACGCAGCTGACAACTTGCGGGCTGCTTACGATGGTCTGGTTTACCAACCGGGCGTTCCGGCGATCGCTCCTGTCATGGACAAAACCCTTATAGCGGGCAATCAGCTTGCCATAAAGCTTCATCTGTTAAATTCCGTTGCCGGCACCGTATTCAGTGTCAGCGGACTGCCGCAAGGAGCGGTTTTCGATGCGGATAAGAGTACCGTCGTCTGGACGCCGAACAAAACGCAGGGGGGATTCTACAACGTAATCTTAACCGCTGAAGCAAACGGAGGGGCAACTTCCCGCACCGTTAAGCTTACCGTCAAAGGTCAACCGGTCATCGCCCCGGGTGGAACTGTGGAGCTTACTTCTAGACAACCGTTTACGTATCAGGTGAAAGCAACGGATCCTACGGGGATGGCGTTGACTTACAGCGCTGCCAAGCTGCCTTCGGGCGCGGCGTTCGATCCGGTCACGGGCGTGTTCACATGGACCCCGACTCATGCGAATTACGGCGACAACATTGTCACCTTTATAGTGAGCAACGGCTTATATAAGATCAGCCAAACGGTTGATTTAAAGGTCAATTTCGGTATCCTGCCGCCTGATGATTATACCAAGGGCAGTTATTATCTGTACTATAAGGAAGCGGAGCGAATCCTAGCGGCGATCGCTTTGCCTGGTGCCGATAATGATGTGCTTGTCGCTGAACTGATCCAGGCCGAAGGCTTGCTTGTTCGCGTCCCTCTGTCGCTTTATTCGTTTGAAGGCAATGCACAAAATTCATTCGGGTCGACAACCGCTGCTCTTGCCGGAAACGCTGCTTACGCGGCAGGAAGCGTCGGGCAGGCGATCAGCTTGAACGGTACGGACAGCTATGTTGCACTGCCCGCGGCGCATCCACTATCCACCTACGACGAGATCACGTTGACAACCTCGGTGTATTGGAATGGAAGCAGCCAATGGCAGCGGATTTTCGATTTCGGAAACAACACCAATCAGTACATGTTCCTTACGCCGAGATCGGGCGGCAATACGCTGCGTTTCGCGATCAAGAACGGCGGCGGCGAACAATTCGTGGAAACGTTGCAGCTTGCAACGGGGCAATGGGCACATGTGGCGGTGACGCTCGGCGGCGGCACGGCGAAGCTGTACGTGAACGGCGATCTGAAGGCGACCAAAAGCGGCTTCACGATCAAGCCGAGCGATTTTAAACCGAGCAAAAACTATATTGGCAAGAGCCAATTTTCTGACCCGTTGTTCAATGGGATGATCGACGAATTCCAAATTTACAACTATGCCTTGAGCGCGGAAGAAATCCAGGCTGTCATGAACAGTACGGCAACACAGTGGACTGACAAAACTTTAATCCCGGTCTTGCTCGAAGAAGCCGGCGCTGTTGATACCGAGCTGTACAAAGAAGAGAGCTTACAAGCGCTTCAGGCGGAAGTATCGAACGCTCAATCGGTATACAACAATGCAGATGCGACACAAGAAGAGATCGATGCGACGGCTGCAAGTCTGCTTGCGGCGCTCGAAGGGCTGCAGTGGAAAGACATCACTGCTTCACTGGATCCTGCAGCACCAAGCGGTAAGAACGGCTGGTATACGTCCCCGGTCACGGTGACGCTGTCTCCCGCGGAAATTGCAAAATACAGTCTGGACGGCGGAGTCACCTGGGCAGTATACGGCGCGCCTGTCACTCTGGACACAGACGGAACGCATCAGGTTCAGTACCGCCGTTCCGTCAATTCGGGAGAAGCCAAAAATCTGGAGATCAAGATCGACCGTACTGCACCGGTCGTTCAGATAACAGGTGCGGCATCGTACACGATCGACCAGGATGTCGCCATTACGTGCAGCGCGACCGATGTTATTTCGAGCGTATATGGTGCTCCGTGCGGGGCACCGCTGATACAAGCCAAGGCATATACGCTGTCTGCGGGCCAGAATACGGTATCGGTTATGGCAGGGGATATGGCGGGCAATCAGACGGCAGCCGACCACACGTTTACGGTGATGGTCACGTTTGACAGCTTGAAGACCGTGACGAACGTATTCCTGCAGGAGACGAATGCCAAAGCATCGGATTCCATGGCCAAATCGCTGAATCAAAAGCTGGACCATGCGAAAGCTGCGGCCGGCCAAGGAAAAATGGACGCAGCGAAGAGCATGATGGCCGACTATATCAAACAGGTAACGGACCAAACCGGGAAATTTTTCACGCAAGAGCAAGCGGATATTCTGATCCGCTGGGCTCAGATTCTCGTATATCAACCAGGATATGCGGGTTAAGCCGGTATTCGATCCGGCTTCGGATATTCTCATGACTAATGCGCGATATTGGACTTGAAAAAGTCCGTGCAGAAGTAATCAAGCAAGTCCAAGCGTAGCTTGATGCAGGAGGAAAGTAAGCGGAAAGTTTTATCTTGAAGGATGTACAATTAATCAACCCCCCATACTTTTATTAGAAGCATGGGGGTTTCTATTAGGAATGGTGTTGACGATGGAGATCAACTGGAAACAATGTGAAAATGACAATAGCTACAGGTATTCAACACCATCATCTTGATCCGTTTGCGTTGGCTTTTTTCGAGGATTGGCTCGAGCTGGCCGCGCTCACCGGTAACTCTGGCGGGTAATTTCGTTATTTGGCGAGCATGCATATAACATTGAATTCTATTAAAAGGAGAATTTACTTCCGCGGAATATTGGTATGGCGTACTCCGAAAGGGAGGTGAGGCAAGACAAGAGTATACGAAGCAAGATTGGGAAAGAAGAATCACTCAAAAAAAAGGAGGAGAAAAGTCGAATGAAAGGTTACATATGTGACGTATTCAAACGAGTAAAGAAAACGAAACGACAAGCCGGAAGGGTCTTGATTATTCTCTTGATCGCCGCGTTGATTCTACAGGTGATAGGACCGGTGCCGGGCGCGACGGTGCAAGCGGCGGAGGATCCATCCGCGAACGGTTATTTGGACAAGCTTGATTTCGGCAATAACGGTTCTGAAAGCGCTCACAACTTCAAGGACGCCTTTACGAGCGTGATTACCGGTTTCATGGGCGAAACAGCCCGTGTGTCGAATATTCGCGCAGCTGATGGGGTCGGGGGGGAGTTGACTTTTACAATGAAAGTCGATCCGTATCTCCGCAACTATTTCACCGTGAAATTTTCGGGGGAAGAATCGTCCACCTCCAACGAAATGATTCATATTAACGGGGAGCAGATTGGATATACCACTAATGGGGATTATGAACCCATTAACACAGGATGGGTGCTTCCGAACCGCTTTTTTTACAAAACGATCATGCTTCCGCTGGAATCAACGGTTGGGAAGGATACGGTCGAGATCACGATTAAATCCCATCCCTGGAACAGTATGACGACTGAATCAAGGGGCTATTATAATGCCTATACTCATACACAAGCCTATATTCATGCGGATGGGGAAAAGCAGGGCTATAAATTCAAGCCCGATCAGAATCCGGATAACATGCTGGCGCCGGATCTGACGGATGCGGAGAAACAGGCTCTGATCAATGACTACCTGCAAGAGCAGGTTAATCTGTTTAACAATTTATCGGCCAAAGTGGATGGAAGCGCTGGCGGCAAGTTGGCGATCCACAAATATATTGAAGAGCTAAAATTTTACGCCAACGTGTTGAAGTACGATTGGTCTCCGGCGCAGACGCCGGAGGAGAAAAGAGCGGCGCTTCAGCGCATATTCAAGACGATCGATAACCATGTGAAAGATTATTACGGCAATACGAGACTAGTGCTGCGCGGCGGACATCAGGGCGACTGGGGCGGTTATTATATGGCGCTTGGCGAAGCGCTGTACATCGTCGAAAATCTGATCAAAGACGATTCCGTTTATGGGGAAGCAGCGTTTAATGAGTTTCTAGATGAGCCGTTCGTAACCGGAACGACCGAAGGGGAGTATTCTCTTGGGGGAGTGGATTGGGACGGAGGCGAGCTGACGCGCCGTGAAGCGTGGGAACGGGTGATGAAAGCGAACTTCGACTTTGCCCGTGCGCGGCTTTCCTATATTTATAACCAGGTAATTTATACGTACGAAGGTGCGTGGAAATCTCACGAGGGGCTGCGCATCATCGGCTCGCCATTCTTTGAAGGCAAAGAGCGCAGTCACCGAATCCTGCTTGAAACTTTGGGGGTCAAGCCATTCCTGGGCGAAGAGGTGCTGGTTGGTCCCGGCGGCGAAGAACTGGATTTGTATCATTCCCTGTTCAAACATGACGGACAGGCGCAGTTCACGGACGATTTCGTCCACATTGTCGGTAAGGGGCTGGCGGGGAGCAAGCTGGACGCGGAAGGCAACGTTGTTAGAAGACTGCCTTACGGCAAGCATTATACCGGCTTAACCGAGGCTGGACTTACAAGGGAAAACGGTTATGTAGCCAACTACGGCGAGGCCGCCAACTATCTTTTGGTTTATTTCTATAAAACGCTCGGCCACGCCGGCGACGAAGAGGTTAACGACGAAATCCTGAAAGCGGCGCTTACATCCATCCACGCCCGCGGATTTGTCCGTTATCAGTCATTGGATGGCGACGGTAAAAGAATCATGAGAGCGGAACAAGTGACCGATGAGCGAAATCAAAGCTTTACCGGCTTCATGGCATACGGTGCGAGAACCGGCAGAGGAATGAGCTTGCAGTTCGCATCCCTGGAAATGGCGATGGCCGGGAACGAGCAAAGATACAGCGGTCCGGAGTGGGACAAGTACTGGCAATATGCGGGAGAAGCGGTCGGTTTCGTGCAGCAGCAGCTTGCGGATCGCCAGCTGTTGCATGTGAAAGACTTCGGATATAGAGGAAGCATGAGCGGAGTAAATTTTCTGCTTGAAGAAACCTATCATTACATCACGGGAGGCCGGGCCGATTACGGCCGATTCGGCGGTAATGCGATGGCTGGGGTTGTTCTTCCGCAAACGGATTTCGACGTCTACAAACCGGAAGAAATTGCCGCGCTCGGAGTCAATCCGGACGACTATGAGCAGTTTGCATGGACGGATATCGACAATATGTACGTGTCGGTAAAAGACGGCGATTTCAGAATGTTCGGCGAGTTGAATTTCCGCAATCGCGGCATGGCAAGCAACGGACGCCTTCATGTGATCAAAGACAATT
This is a stretch of genomic DNA from Paenibacillus sp. sptzw28. It encodes these proteins:
- a CDS encoding carbohydrate ABC transporter permease, with translation MVGGRSWGDRIFSASIVIVMVIVMLLTLYPFWYSVVNSLNTGDDLVRGPIFLWPREFTWASWQSVMADPGMLKAAWISGSRTVIVTVVSIMYTAMFTYAFSRPYLKGKVVYAVIGFTSMYFSGGLIPSFMLMNWLGLYDSYWVYILPGLFLGFWNVIIFNANFKAIPDALFESAKMDGANEFTIFFRIVVPLSKPVLAALSVFTAVGVWNDYGATLYFTQSPHLQTLQYLILKLLQSADAVNQMANIAGNNNPAVAELYSRAQGHGIVTAQTLQLAAMVISSIPMIIMYPFAQRFFIKGVLLGSIKG
- a CDS encoding extracellular solute-binding protein, with the translated sequence MKLKLFTTLMLAGAVALSGCSANNSGRGSTTEPTETSKTETAKTETPAAPVDLTWFATAGGWNPPQWTTESGTIMGEQTKKTGLTFTFNIPAQDADTKLNLMMVSSSDAFPDVITTLGPDMGKKLVEAGKVWELEEFLTKYDPESHLLKDFPEDVKQQMIKHYGGWYAIGSHMTSDDARKVYPPSSDYYTDVAKYAENKGVLVNGNILKEAGIELSDLRTEEGVLAALKKVKDMNLTVDGQPVIPLQIHGKNYHGETLQFLHRSFGAMPIDKDGKFRNIYMSPENKHAIQFLFKAAQGGYFDPGQMTTDDAAIEANLLSKRVFMFIGGTPKGKFDQLDFWKSPGVILSSEGTKPVFMFWSEPGRGWMQTHISKSTKEPEKLAKWLSYATSDEGMTLSHFGIEGVDYTKDDKGLITRTDKGIQALKDSTKTAMDIFWQFTNMAFLEHVQPAPTKREGAGGLIEMEAKTAYGRSQEVVRYDASVLDLPGDFFAPGSANVMIRNQIQQFYEAQVAKMVLAKDEAMFNALYDEFVTKMKGLGVEKLDAALDVELQKKSKEMGVTVKGVNS
- a CDS encoding sugar ABC transporter permease is translated as MMAKSVDEVHIPSERTKKSRKSFRLGHDLRTQLELKTMLWPAVILITIFDFVPMYGLLMAFKAYDPITGIKGIFTSQWNNFENFLGVFYHFEFWPMVKNTLGINLLGSLIGIPVTLIFGLLLNEIRNAKFKSLIQTITYMPHFLSWVIFGGLFITLLNPDGGMVNYLLLKLGLIDEPILFLGEPKYFWGIAIGTNLLKEIGWGAILYLAAMAGIDQSLYEAAAIDGAGRFKRMWHITLPGILPTLMILIIFAVSGMLNNNFTQIYVFQNPLNLPTSQVIDTFVYQQGLRQFQFGSATAIGLMKAVFALLLLLGANYLSKKLTKSGLF